One genomic region from Epinephelus moara isolate mb chromosome 8, YSFRI_EMoa_1.0, whole genome shotgun sequence encodes:
- the LOC126394389 gene encoding mothers against decapentaplegic homolog 2 isoform X1, protein MSSILPFTPPVVKRLLGWKKSTSGPGGAGGGEQNGQEEKWCEKAVKSLVKKLKKTGQLDELEKAITTQNCNTKCVTIPSNCSEIWGLSTPNTIEQWDTSGLYSYPDQTRSLDGRLQVSHRKGLPHVIYCRLWRWPDLHSHHELRAIEACEYAFHLKKDEVCINPYHYQRVETPVLPPVLVPRHSEILPELPPLDDYTHSIPENTNFPAGIEPPNNYIPETPPPGYISEDGEASDQQMNQSMDTGSPAELSPSTLSPVNHSMDLQPVTYSEPAFWCSIAYYELNQRVGETFHASQPSLTVDGFTDPSNSERFCLGLLSNVNRNATVEMTRRHIGRGVRLYYIGGEVFAECLSDSAIFVQSPNCNQRYGWHPATVCKIPPGCNLKIFNNQEFAALLAQSVNQGFEAVYQLTRMCTIRMSFVKGWGAEYRRQTVTSTPCWIELHLNGPLQWLDKVLTQMGSPSARCSSMS, encoded by the exons ATGTCCTCCATCTTGCCATTCACCCCTCCTGTGGTGAAGAGGCTGTTGGGCTGGAAGAAGTCGACCAGCGGCCCGGGCGGAGCAGGCGGTGGAGAACAGAATGGGCAAGAGGAGAAATGGTGTGAAAAGGCTGTGAAGAGCTTAGTGAAGAAACTAAAGAAGACAGGCCAGCTAGATGAGCTGGAGAAAGCTATCACCACACAGAACTGCAACACCAAGTGTGTCACCATCCCCAG CAATTGCTCTGAAATATGGGGACTGAGTACACCAAATACGATAGAACAGTGGGATACATCAGGCCTTTACAGCTACCCTGACCAAACCAG ATCCCTGGATGGCCGCCTGCAGGTCTCCCACAGGAAGGGGCTTCCCCATGTTATCTACTGTCGCTTGTGGCGATGGCCAGACCTCCACAGCCACCACGAGCTGCGCGCCATTGAGGCCTGTGAGTATGCCTTCCACCTAAAGAAGGATGAGGTCTGCATCAACCCCTACCACTACCAGAGGGTGGAGACCCCAG TGCTGCCTCCTGTTCTTGTGCCAAGACACTCAGAAATCCTGCCAGAGCTGCCACCTCTGGATGACTACACTCATTCCATACCTGAGAACACAAACTTTCCTGCAGGAATTGAACCTCCAAACAACTATATACCAG AAACACCTCCACCAGGCTACATCAGTGAGGATGGGGAGGCCAGCGATCAACAGATGAATCAAAGTATGGACACAG GTTCTCCAGCAGAGCTCTCCCCTAGCACTCTGTCTCCTGTCAATCACAGCATGG ACCTGCAGCCGGTGACTTACTCTGAGCCAGCCTTCTGGTGCTCTATAGCCTATTACGAGCTGAACCAGCGTGTGGGGGAGACGTTCCACGCCTCTCAGCCTTCGCTGACAGTGGACGGATTTACAGATCCATCAAATTCTGAGCGTTTCTGCCTAGGCCTGCTGTCTAATGTCAACAGGAACGCCACTGTGGAGATGACCCGGAGGCACATAG GAAGAGGAGTTAGACTCTACTACATTGGAGGGGAGGTATTTGCTGAGTGCCTGAGTGATAGCGCCATCTTTGTCCAGAGTCCAAACTGCAACCAGCGATATGGCTGGCATCCAGCAACAGTGTGTAAAATTCCTCCAG GCTGTAATCTAAAAATCTTCAACAACCAGGAATTTGCAGCCCTGCTGGCTCAGTCAGTCAACCAGGGCTTTGAGGCTGTCTACCAGCTCACCAGGATGTGCACCATCCGCATGAGCTTTGTCAAAGGCTGGGGAGCCGAGTACAG
- the LOC126394389 gene encoding mothers against decapentaplegic homolog 2 isoform X2, with the protein MSSILPFTPPVVKRLLGWKKSTSGPGGAGGGEQNGQEEKWCEKAVKSLVKKLKKTGQLDELEKAITTQNCNTKCVTIPSNCSEIWGLSTPNTIEQWDTSGLYSYPDQTRSLDGRLQVSHRKGLPHVIYCRLWRWPDLHSHHELRAIEACEYAFHLKKDEVCINPYHYQRVETPVLPPVLVPRHSEILPELPPLDDYTHSIPENTNFPAGIEPPNNYIPETPPPGYISEDGEASDQQMNQSSPAELSPSTLSPVNHSMDLQPVTYSEPAFWCSIAYYELNQRVGETFHASQPSLTVDGFTDPSNSERFCLGLLSNVNRNATVEMTRRHIGRGVRLYYIGGEVFAECLSDSAIFVQSPNCNQRYGWHPATVCKIPPGCNLKIFNNQEFAALLAQSVNQGFEAVYQLTRMCTIRMSFVKGWGAEYRRQTVTSTPCWIELHLNGPLQWLDKVLTQMGSPSARCSSMS; encoded by the exons ATGTCCTCCATCTTGCCATTCACCCCTCCTGTGGTGAAGAGGCTGTTGGGCTGGAAGAAGTCGACCAGCGGCCCGGGCGGAGCAGGCGGTGGAGAACAGAATGGGCAAGAGGAGAAATGGTGTGAAAAGGCTGTGAAGAGCTTAGTGAAGAAACTAAAGAAGACAGGCCAGCTAGATGAGCTGGAGAAAGCTATCACCACACAGAACTGCAACACCAAGTGTGTCACCATCCCCAG CAATTGCTCTGAAATATGGGGACTGAGTACACCAAATACGATAGAACAGTGGGATACATCAGGCCTTTACAGCTACCCTGACCAAACCAG ATCCCTGGATGGCCGCCTGCAGGTCTCCCACAGGAAGGGGCTTCCCCATGTTATCTACTGTCGCTTGTGGCGATGGCCAGACCTCCACAGCCACCACGAGCTGCGCGCCATTGAGGCCTGTGAGTATGCCTTCCACCTAAAGAAGGATGAGGTCTGCATCAACCCCTACCACTACCAGAGGGTGGAGACCCCAG TGCTGCCTCCTGTTCTTGTGCCAAGACACTCAGAAATCCTGCCAGAGCTGCCACCTCTGGATGACTACACTCATTCCATACCTGAGAACACAAACTTTCCTGCAGGAATTGAACCTCCAAACAACTATATACCAG AAACACCTCCACCAGGCTACATCAGTGAGGATGGGGAGGCCAGCGATCAACAGATGAATCAAA GTTCTCCAGCAGAGCTCTCCCCTAGCACTCTGTCTCCTGTCAATCACAGCATGG ACCTGCAGCCGGTGACTTACTCTGAGCCAGCCTTCTGGTGCTCTATAGCCTATTACGAGCTGAACCAGCGTGTGGGGGAGACGTTCCACGCCTCTCAGCCTTCGCTGACAGTGGACGGATTTACAGATCCATCAAATTCTGAGCGTTTCTGCCTAGGCCTGCTGTCTAATGTCAACAGGAACGCCACTGTGGAGATGACCCGGAGGCACATAG GAAGAGGAGTTAGACTCTACTACATTGGAGGGGAGGTATTTGCTGAGTGCCTGAGTGATAGCGCCATCTTTGTCCAGAGTCCAAACTGCAACCAGCGATATGGCTGGCATCCAGCAACAGTGTGTAAAATTCCTCCAG GCTGTAATCTAAAAATCTTCAACAACCAGGAATTTGCAGCCCTGCTGGCTCAGTCAGTCAACCAGGGCTTTGAGGCTGTCTACCAGCTCACCAGGATGTGCACCATCCGCATGAGCTTTGTCAAAGGCTGGGGAGCCGAGTACAG
- the lrp13 gene encoding very low-density lipoprotein receptor produces the protein MGGCLFLCVVLLQFSGPLRVVSAESTPLKCGLGSKMCKDGSECVLYSHVCDGEHDCKDGSDEEDCASGCNEDQFQCAHGKKCIDKDQVCDGIPHCQDRSDEMQCAQQTEGCFHHCDNKSRCIPANFICDGEKDCSDGTDEANCEDQEEDRHEREDGTSPISVPAPSASSSTPVKCPLGSKPCKDNKECVLYNHVCDGEKDCADGSDEEECLSACETDQFQCAHGKKCIEQSQVCDGVPQCQDRSDELGCAKRMEGCAHQCDNKSRCIPNSFLCDGERDCLDGSDEANCVDGACSATEFKCTSGQCVSDTMLCDGHPDCWDRSDEESCTNAPVCPTKHRCPQSKECLVQEWICDGDQDCKDGTDEKDCPVAPLNCGEFQWLCKSKIKCIPTAWRCDGMKDCDDGSDETECGMVTCLPHQFQCGSQECLDPVQVCNSITNCADGSDEGGSCQITCADADNSRCSQSCYSTPQGTRCHCAAGFTLMKDGLTCVDIDECEGQSSGVCSQLCINTPGSYQCDCHPGYIMEADGHHCKITGEPFLLSSVQTDLFMFGLRSGSLDVLSSSAKKAILSLDYDWRDQRVFWVSLDTESIRWSSLDQKTTGTLIKGVRADSVAVDWLGRNLYWIDGVNSQIVAIRLTTDTVKSLDHSVILDEDLDQPRSLALLPQKGLMFWTEIGNVVKIERAGMDGSERKAVVNSSLGWPGGVAVDTISDRVYWTDERLRAIGSATLDGDDIQILQMKETTNPFSLAVFNDMLYWSDAKKRVVLAAHKISGKNQQVLLKRPRQPFGVKIIHPLLQMGIESPCEKIDCSHMCVLAPGPKAVCKCPSGLLLAEDGLTCSSSVNSAFLLMLSPSTVTQIYLQSRHTAAELKGWPEHLALQVPSVNEAAIIDYSLRDHTLFLTDDGTTSLSSFKLRDSDLSSQGQLLKLLGNTITAMALDWVTLNIYWSSDKQPRLQVTSITGAHTAVLIKDGIGRVESIALHPPSGRFCFTNVGLQGTGTVATVECANMDGAGQSVVWKDAVQPTSLVFSSTGDTIYWADMDLGTIGTVQLDGSGYRELKTGDGLAAVALSDDALLWMTVSDKTRLWYSDEQQQNKLWFEVGTEVVSLKAFSKSSQTGSNQCTENNGNCQHLCLATPEGRTCKCAHDYIPVNATHCGPEQSCPGGTRPCLDQLSCQPVEKFCDKHIDCYDHSDENCVTLKQRSGAKVLAPTQPHSSSPPRPSPPSPFSEDTGPNTTPNVSSQLMNLDAQQCSQKRCSGNGRCVEVNGETACVCALGYSGDSCQDNLLKTMQGPIIYGAVGLCAGVVVIAVMAVVVKRKKSANTRTAIPAAVKETCMTDLENNTETSPSTQAASADTDKPEEAVSSVD, from the exons ATGGGTGgatgtttgtttctctgtgtagTCTTATTGCAGTTTTCAGGGCCCTTGCGAG TTGTTTCAGCTGAAAGCACTCCTTTGAAGTGTGGCCTGGGTTCTAAAATGTGCAAGGATGGCTCAGAGTGTGTCCTCTACAGCCATGTTTGCGATGGAGAGCATGACTGCAAGGATGGTTCAGATGAAGAGGACTGTGCATCAGGGTGCAATGAAG ATCAGTTCCAGTGTGCTCATGGGAAAAAATGTATAGACAAGGACCAGGTGTGTGATGGTATACCTCACTGTCAGGACCGTTCTGATGAAATGCAGTGTGCACAGCAAACTGAGGGCTGTTTTCACCACTGTGACAACAAGAGTCGTTGCATACCTGCAAACTTCATTTGCGATGGAGAGAAGGACTGCTCGGATGGCACAGATGAAGCCAACTGTG AGGACCAAGAGGAAGACAGACATGAGAGGGAAGATGGGACCAGTCCAATCTCTGTGCCTGCTCCCTCTGCCAGCTCATCCACTCCTGTGAAATGTCCTTTGGGCTCTAAACCCTGCAAGGACAACAAAGAGTGTGTCCTCTACAACCATGTCTGTGATGGAGAAAAAGACTGCGCAGATGGCTCTGATGAGGAAGAATGTTTATCAGCATGTGAAACGG ACCAGTTCCAGTGTGCGCATGGAAAGAAGTGCATAGAGCAGAGCCAGGTGTGTGACGGTGTGCCTCAGTGTCAGGACCGCTCAGATGAACTGGGATGTGCCAAGCGGATGGAGGGCTGTGCTCACCAATGTGACAACAAGAGCCGCTGCATTCCTAATAGCTTCCTCTGTGATGGGGAGAGGGACTGTTTGGATGGCAGTGATGAGGCAAACTGTG TTGACGGGGCCTGCAGTGCCACGGAGTTCAAGTGCACCAGTGGCCAGTGTGTGTCGGACACAATGCTTTGCGATGGTCACCCAGACTGCTGGGATCGCTCAGATGAGGAGAGCTGTACCAACGCACCGGTCTGCCCCACCAAACACCGCTGCCCCCAGAGCAAGGAGTGTCTGGTGCAGGAGTGGATCTGTGACGGAGATCAGGACTGCAAAGATGGCACTGATGAGAAG GATTGTCCCGTGGCTCCACTGAACTGTGGTGAGTTCCAGTGGTTGTGTAAATCCAAAATCAAGTGTATCCCTACAGCCTGGAGGTGTGATGGCATGAAGGACTGTGACGATGGCAGTGACGAGACTGAAT GTGGAATGGTGACATGCCTCCCTCACCAGTTCCAGTGTGGTAGCCAGGAGTGCCTGGATCCCGTCCAGGTGTGTAACAGCATTACCAACTGCGCAGACGGCTCAGACGAGGGCGGTAGCTGCCAGATCACTTGCGCAGATGCAGATAACAGCCGCTGCTCCCAGAGCTGCTACAGCACACCACAGGGAACG CGTTGTCACTGTGCAGCAGGGTTCACGCTAATGAAGGACGGGCTGACCTGTGTTGATATTGATGAGTGTGAAGGCCAGAGCTCAGGTGTGTGCAGTCAGCTGTGCATCAACACTCCAGGCTCATATCAATGTGACTGTCACCCAGGCTACATAATGGAGGCAGATGGACACCACTGCAAGATCACCG GTGAACCCTTCCTGCTGTCATCAGTCCAAACGGACCTCTTCATGTTTGGCCTGCGCAGTGGCAGCCTTGATGTGTTGTCCTCTTCCGCCAAGAAGGCCATCCTCTCCTTGGACTATGACTGGAGGGACCAGAGGGTCTTTTGGGTCAGTCTGGACACTGAGAGCATCAGGTGGTCCTCGCTGGACCAGAAGACCACAGGAACTCTTATTAAAG GTGTCCGGGCTGATTCTGTTGCTGTGGACTGGCTCGGGAGGAACCTGTACTGGATTGACGGAGTGAATAGTCAGATTGTTGCCATTAGACTAACCACAGATACTGTCAAATCGCTGGACCACAGCGTCATCCTGGATGAAGACCTGGATCAGCCTCGCTCTCTCGCACTGCTGCCACAAAAAGG ACTGATGTTCTGGACAGAGATTGGTAATGTAGTGAAGATAGAGCGTGCCGGGATGGACGGGTCAGAGAGGAAGGCAGTAGTAAACTCGAGTCTGGGCTGGCCAGGCGGTGTGGCTGTAGACACCATCTCTGACAGAGTCTACTGGACGGATGAAAGGCTGAGGGCGATTGGATCTGCAACACTGGATGGAGATGACATTCAg ATTCTACAGATGAAAGAGACCACCAACCCGTTCTCCCTGGCAGTGTTCAATGACATGCTCTACTGGTCTGATGCTAAGAAGCGAGTGGTGTTGGCTGCCCATAAAATCTCTGGCAAAAACCAACAAGTTCTCCTGAAAAGACCCAGACAACCTTTTGGTGTGAAA ATCATCCACCCATTGCTCCAGATGGGCATTGAGAGTCCCTGTGAGAAGATAGACTGTtcccacatgtgtgtgttggccccGGGACCCAAGGCTGTGTGCAAGTGTCCCTCTGGCCTTTTACTGGCTGAGGATGGCCTGACCTGCTCTAGCTCAGTCAATTCAGCATTCCTGCTGATGCTGTCTCCCTCCACCGTCACCCAG ATCTACTTGCAGTCCcgacacacagcagcagagctgaaGGGCTGGCCTGAACACCTGGCCCTGCAGGTGCCCAGTGTCAATGAAGCAGCCATCATTGACTACAGCCTTCGTGACCACACCCTGTTCTTGACAGATGATGGCACAACTTCACTCAGCTCCTTCAAGCTGAGGGACTCGGACTTATCCTCTCAGGGCCAGCTCCTAAAACTCCTGGGCAACACCATTACCGCCATGGCTCTGGACTGGGTAACACTTAACATCTACTGGAGCAGCGACAAACAGCCTCGCCTGCAGGTCACCTCCATCACAGGTGCACACACTGCTGTTCTCATAAAAGATGGTATTGGCAGAGTGGAATCCATTGCCCTCCATCCTCCCAGTGGAAGGTTTTGTTTCACCAACGTGGGCCTGCAGGGTACGGGTACTGTGGCTACTGTTGAGTGCGCCAACATGGATGGTGCTGGGCAGAGTGTTGTGTGGAAGGATGCTGTCCAGCCAACATCTCTGGTCTTCTCCAGTACTGGGGATACAATTTACTGGGCTGACATGG ATTTAGGGACCATCGGCACTGTCCAACTTGATGGATCTGGATACAGAGAGCTGAAGACCGGTGATGGCCTGGCTGCTGTGGCTCTGAGTGATGACGCACTGCTGTGGATGACTGTCAGTG ACAAGACCAGGCTCTGGTACAGTGatgaacagcagcaaaacaagttGTGGTTTGAGGTCGGCACAGAAGTGGTCAGCTTAAAGGCATTCAGCAAGTCCAGTCAGACTG GTTCAAACCAGTGCACAGAAAACAACGGAAACTGCCAGCACTTATGTCTCGCCACCCCAGAGGGTCGGACATGCAAGTGTGCCCACGACTACATCCCTGTGAATGCTACCCACTGTGGTCCAGAGCAGAGCTGCCCAGGTGGCACCAGGCCCTGTCTGGATCAACTCTCATGTCAGCCTGTTGAGAAGTTCTGTGACAAGCACATTGACTGCTATGACCACTCAGATGAGAACT GTGTCACTCTGAAGCAGAGGTCAGGAGCAAAGGTCCTTGCTCCCACCCAACCCCACAGCTCATCTCCTCCTCGTCCGtcccctccttctcctttcTCTGAAGACACTGGCCCGAACACTACCCCAAATGTCAGCAGTCAGCTCATGAACCTGGATGCCCAGCAGTGCAGCCAGAAACGCTGCAGTGGTAACGGCCGCTGTGTGGAGGTCAATGGAgaaactgcatgtgtgtgtgcactgggCTACAGTGGTGATTCCTGTCAAGACAATCTCCTAAAGACCATGCAGGGTCCCATTATCTACGGTGCTGTGGGGCTCTGTGCAGGAGTGGTGGTCATTGCTGTGATGGCAGTGGTGGTTAAGAGGAAGAAGAGCGCCAACACAAG GACAGCTATCCCAGCAGCAGTGAAGGAAACGTGTATGACTGACCTGGAGAACAATACTGAGACCAGCCCCAGTACACAAGCCGCCTcagcagacacagacaaaccagAG GAAGCAGTATCTTCTGTTGACTGA